CATGACCCTGAGACAGTACCGCCAACTGGCCACCAGCACAAAATACCAGACCCCAGCGCACCTGACTTTTGAAGAGTTGGAGCAAAAGTACTGGAAGAGCCGTGCCTTTGGTGCCCCGATCTACGGCGCTGACGTCAGCGGCTCTCTGTTTGATGAGAACACGGCACACTGGAACCTCAGGCGCCTGGGCTCGCCTCTGGACCTGCTGGCACAGGAGTGCGGCGTGGTCATCGAGGGAGTCAACACGCCCTACCTGTACTTTGGCATGTGGAAGACCACGTTCGCCTGGCACACGGAGGACATGGACCTGTACAGCATCAACTACCTGCACTTCGGGGAGCCCAAAACGTGGTACGCGGTGCCCCCAGAGCACGGGCGGCGCCTGGAACGCCTGGCTGGGCAGCTGTTCCCGGGCAGTTCCCGCAGCTGCCAGGCCTTCCTGCGGCACAAGGTGGCCCTCATCTCGCCCAGCGTCCTGCGGCAGAACGCCATCCCCTTCCGCCGCGTCACTCAGCAGGCTGGCGAGTTCATGGTCACCTTTCCCTACGGCTACCACGCGGGCTTCAACCACGGCTTCAACTGCGCCGAAGCCATCAATTTCGCCACTCCGCGCTGGATCGAGTATGGCAAAGTGGCCTCTCAGTGCAGCTGCGGGGAGGCCAGGGTCACCTTTGACATGGACCCCTTCGTTCGTATCCTGCAACCCGAGCGCTACGAGCTGTGGAAACGCGGGCAAGGCCGTGGCGGTGTGCACCTTCCGGAGCCCATGGGCCaaacaagccaggagccacacacgagccgggagccaggcaccAGCCAGACGCTTCTCACCAGCCAGGGGCCAAGCATCCGCCAGGAGCCACGCAGCAGTGAGGAACCTCACACCAGCCGGACGCTTCTCACCAGCCAGGGGCCAAGCATCCGCCAGGAGCCACGCAGCAGTGAGGAACCTCACAGCAGCCGGACGCTTCTCACCAGCCAGGGGCCAAGCACCCGCCAGGAGCCACGCAGCAGTGAGGAACCTCACAGCAGCCGGACGCTTCTCACCAGCCAGGGGCCAAGCACCCGCCAGGAGCCACGCAGCAGTGAGGAACCTCACAGCAGCCGGACGCTTCTCACCAGCCAGGGGCCAAGCATCCGCCAGGAGCCACGCAGCAGTGAGGAACCTCACAGCAGCCGGACGCTTCTCACCAGCCAGGGGCCAAGCACCCGCCAGGAGCCACGCAGCAGTGAGGAACCTCACAGCAGCCGGACGCTTCTCACCAGCCAGGGGCCAAGCATCCGCCAGGAGCCGGGCACCAGTCAGCAGCCAGGCACCAGCCAGAAAGCACGCAGCTGCCTGAAGCCGCGCCCCAGCCGCGAGTTGTGcaccagccaggagctgagggcGTGTAGGCAGGATCGCGGGCTCTGGAGGGCGGCCCTGGGCCTCAGGCAGCTTTCCTCGCCCCAGGCTTGTTCCACTGGGCCTGTGCCGGCCTCTGCTAGCACCCGTCGAGCAGCTGCTGTGGGCGCCGGA
This window of the Lepus europaeus isolate LE1 chromosome 7, mLepTim1.pri, whole genome shotgun sequence genome carries:
- the LOC133763877 gene encoding probable lysine-specific demethylase 4F — its product is MMSESSGPQNPSCHIMTFYPTMEEFMDFNHFIAQMESQGAHRGGLAKVIPPKEWRARQSYDDMDDFLIARPLQQVAYGGAGVFTQFHRKRRAMTLRQYRQLATSTKYQTPAHLTFEELEQKYWKSRAFGAPIYGADVSGSLFDENTAHWNLRRLGSPLDLLAQECGVVIEGVNTPYLYFGMWKTTFAWHTEDMDLYSINYLHFGEPKTWYAVPPEHGRRLERLAGQLFPGSSRSCQAFLRHKVALISPSVLRQNAIPFRRVTQQAGEFMVTFPYGYHAGFNHGFNCAEAINFATPRWIEYGKVASQCSCGEARVTFDMDPFVRILQPERYELWKRGQGRGGVHLPEPMGQTSQEPHTSREPGTSQTLLTSQGPSIRQEPRSSEEPHTSRTLLTSQGPSIRQEPRSSEEPHSSRTLLTSQGPSTRQEPRSSEEPHSSRTLLTSQGPSTRQEPRSSEEPHSSRTLLTSQGPSIRQEPRSSEEPHSSRTLLTSQGPSTRQEPRSSEEPHSSRTLLTSQGPSIRQEPGTSQQPGTSQKARSCLKPRPSRELCTSQELRACRQDRGLWRAALGLRQLSSPQACSTGPVPASASTRRAAAVGAGSQWSLGSSNEVKSQTDVRRSRQPSPARLPTPALSAEAVRLSAARGGRGRGRGRGRGRGRGRGRGRRPRPLQAEEPSLEAPPKRRLLSLSAHTEAGAEALPLPYDGASEISATQSPERRFPAEASGCCCAPDLQALGPPLDPHAPMHPGPCLLSLDSITVDLPDVVPLTPPSTTVQPFRSFCRDHAGDWASPVNQAEDGVVCHTCASRSLAASLVAPGPSVPDASPLWLKPQGGAFWWHEPSPAPLNALQPLSS